The following proteins are co-located in the Sphingomonas donggukensis genome:
- the rpsP gene encoding 30S ribosomal protein S16, giving the protein MAVSIRLSRGGSKKRPYYRIVVADARSSRDGKFIEKIGTYNPLLAKDDEKRVVLDGDRAKHWLSVGAQPTDRVARFLDAAGVRERAARNNPNKAKPGEKATERAEERAEKQKAAEEAAAEAAAAPAPEPEAAAAVESNESTPNSDAGDTPAAADGESATAPAEGAEEEAKA; this is encoded by the coding sequence ATGGCAGTTAGCATTCGTCTGTCGCGTGGCGGCAGCAAGAAGCGTCCCTATTACCGCATCGTCGTCGCCGACGCGCGGTCGTCGCGCGATGGCAAGTTCATCGAGAAGATCGGCACCTACAACCCGCTGCTCGCCAAGGACGATGAGAAGCGCGTCGTGCTCGACGGTGACCGCGCGAAGCATTGGCTGAGCGTCGGCGCGCAGCCGACCGACCGCGTCGCACGCTTCCTCGACGCCGCCGGCGTGCGTGAGCGTGCCGCCCGCAACAACCCGAACAAGGCGAAGCCGGGCGAGAAGGCCACCGAGCGCGCCGAGGAGCGTGCCGAGAAGCAGAAGGCCGCCGAGGAAGCCGCCGCCGAGGCAGCCGCCGCGCCTGCGCCCGAGCCCGAGGCTGCTGCCGCCGTCGAGAGCAACGAGTCGACCCCGAACAGCGACGCCGGCGACACGCCCGCCGCTGCCGACGGCGAGTCCGCGACTGCCCCGGCTGAGGGTGCCGAGGAAGAAGCCAAGGCATAA
- the pspF gene encoding phage shock protein operon transcriptional activator: MQRATQVVGQSGAFLDALERASRAAALDRPVLVIGERGTGKELVAERLHRLSPRWDQPLVVMNCAALPETLIEAELFGHEAGSFTGATKSRVGRFEEADGGTLFLDELGTLSMAAQDRLLRAVEYGEITRIGASRPIRVDVRIVAATNEHLPERVEKGTFRADLLDRLSFEVVTLPPLRARAGDILVLADFFGRRMASEVGRETWTGFGPRAIDQLSEYGWPGNVRELKNVVERAVYRWEQAGPIDAIEIDPFASPHRPGATVAARQNPSSAPLSADEPVVACEEGPSDFKARVARFERELLSRCMAEHRYNQRAAAAALGLTYDQLRHALRRHGLLG, translated from the coding sequence ATGCAGCGCGCCACCCAGGTCGTCGGCCAGTCCGGAGCTTTTCTCGACGCGCTCGAACGCGCCAGTCGCGCCGCCGCGCTCGACCGCCCGGTGCTGGTGATCGGCGAACGCGGGACCGGCAAGGAACTCGTCGCCGAACGCCTCCACCGCCTCAGCCCGCGGTGGGACCAGCCACTGGTCGTGATGAACTGCGCAGCGCTGCCCGAGACGCTGATCGAGGCCGAATTGTTTGGGCACGAGGCGGGGTCGTTCACCGGCGCCACCAAGTCGCGTGTCGGGCGGTTCGAGGAGGCGGACGGCGGCACGTTGTTTCTCGACGAACTCGGCACGCTCTCGATGGCGGCGCAGGACCGCCTGCTCCGCGCCGTCGAATATGGCGAGATCACGCGCATCGGCGCGTCGCGTCCGATCCGCGTCGACGTTCGTATCGTCGCGGCGACTAACGAGCATCTGCCCGAACGGGTGGAGAAGGGCACGTTCCGCGCCGACCTGCTCGACCGGCTGAGCTTCGAAGTCGTGACGCTGCCGCCGCTCCGCGCGCGTGCTGGAGACATCCTCGTGCTCGCCGACTTCTTCGGGCGGCGCATGGCGTCGGAGGTGGGGCGCGAGACCTGGACGGGCTTCGGCCCGCGCGCGATCGACCAGCTGTCCGAATATGGCTGGCCGGGGAACGTCCGCGAGCTGAAGAACGTGGTCGAACGCGCGGTCTATCGATGGGAGCAAGCCGGGCCGATCGATGCGATCGAGATCGATCCGTTCGCCTCGCCCCACCGTCCCGGCGCCACCGTTGCGGCGCGCCAGAACCCGTCTTCCGCCCCGCTTAGCGCCGACGAGCCGGTCGTCGCGTGCGAGGAGGGGCCGTCCGATTTCAAGGCCCGCGTCGCGCGGTTCGAGCGCGAGCTGCTCAGCCGCTGCATGGCCGAGCATCGCTACAACCAGCGCGCTGCCGCCGCCGCGCTTGGTCTGACCTACGACCAGCTTCGCCACGCACTGCGTCGTCACGGGTTGCTCGGCTAG
- the pspA gene encoding phage shock protein PspA, which produces MGIFSRTRDIIAANVTDLLDKAEDPAKMVRMIISEMEDTLVEVRASAARTIADQKEMRRHIIKLEGLQSSWTEKAELALSKDREDLAKAALVERQKAADMCDQLNAEIAVLEDALRAYEVDIAKLQKKLSEARARQNSVETRLESANNRYRLRDMYAGAKTADAFSRFDVMERRVDEAEGRADAAGLGAIRTLDDEIADLRSNDRVDADLAALKARLNKEG; this is translated from the coding sequence ATGGGCATCTTCAGCCGCACGCGCGACATCATTGCCGCCAACGTCACCGACCTGCTCGACAAGGCGGAAGACCCGGCCAAGATGGTCCGCATGATCATCTCCGAGATGGAGGACACGCTGGTCGAGGTTCGCGCGTCGGCCGCGCGCACCATCGCCGACCAGAAGGAAATGCGCCGCCACATCATCAAGCTGGAGGGTTTGCAGTCGAGCTGGACCGAAAAGGCCGAGCTGGCGCTGTCGAAGGACCGCGAGGATCTCGCCAAGGCCGCCCTGGTCGAGCGCCAGAAGGCCGCAGACATGTGCGACCAGCTGAACGCCGAGATCGCGGTGCTCGAGGATGCGCTGCGCGCCTACGAAGTCGACATCGCCAAGCTGCAGAAGAAATTGAGCGAGGCACGCGCCCGGCAGAATTCGGTCGAGACGCGGCTGGAAAGCGCCAACAACCGCTACCGCCTGCGCGACATGTATGCCGGTGCCAAGACCGCCGACGCCTTCTCGCGCTTCGACGTGATGGAGCGCCGCGTGGACGAGGCCGAGGGCCGCGCCGACGCCGCCGGGCTGGGAGCGATCCGCACGCTGGACGACGAGATTGCCGACCTGCGCTCCAACGACCGGGTCGATGCCGACCTCGCCGCGCTCAAAGCGCGCCTGAACAAGGAGGGTTGA
- the pspB gene encoding envelope stress response membrane protein PspB: MEGFYVVLIVATLFVGLPWMVFHYITKWKQAPRITDEDEKMLDELYHFARRIEDRVQTIERIVAADNPDFRQLSAPTPPSLTEATDYSLSRRN, from the coding sequence ATGGAAGGCTTTTACGTCGTTTTGATCGTCGCCACGCTGTTCGTCGGGCTGCCGTGGATGGTGTTCCATTACATCACCAAGTGGAAGCAGGCGCCGCGGATCACGGACGAGGACGAGAAGATGCTCGACGAGCTCTATCACTTCGCCCGCCGTATCGAGGACCGGGTGCAGACGATCGAACGCATCGTTGCCGCCGACAACCCCGATTTCCGCCAGCTGTCGGCGCCGACACCGCCCAGCCTGACCGAAGCCACCGATTATTCGCTTTCCCGGAGGAACTGA
- the ftsY gene encoding signal recognition particle-docking protein FtsY, translating into MSTTPSWHQKLIGGFKRTSDKLVGNLAGLGAARLDDATLDEIEEALIASDLGPATAARVRQRLADGQFERNMEELGIRLVVAEEVARALAPVAEPLEVDAFPRPQVILVIGVNGSGKTTTIAKLASMFMEQDYGVMLAAGDTFRAAAIGQLRTWAERIGVPIVTGPEGGDAAGIVYEAVKQATATGIDVLIVDTAGRLQNKRELMDELAKIRRVLGRLNPEAPHDVVLVLDATTGQNALNQIEVFKEVAGVTGLVMTKLDGTARGGVLVAAAEKYGMPIHAIGVGEKVDDLRPFDAMEVARIIAGVEELL; encoded by the coding sequence ATGAGCACCACTCCCTCCTGGCACCAGAAGCTGATCGGCGGGTTCAAGCGGACGTCGGACAAGCTGGTCGGCAACCTCGCCGGGCTCGGCGCGGCGCGGCTGGACGATGCGACATTGGACGAGATCGAGGAAGCGCTGATCGCGTCCGACCTCGGCCCCGCCACCGCCGCCAGGGTGCGCCAGCGGCTGGCCGACGGGCAGTTCGAACGCAACATGGAGGAGCTGGGCATCCGCCTGGTGGTGGCCGAGGAAGTCGCCCGCGCGCTCGCCCCCGTCGCCGAACCGCTGGAGGTCGACGCCTTTCCGCGGCCACAGGTGATCCTGGTCATCGGCGTCAACGGCAGCGGCAAGACCACGACTATCGCCAAGCTGGCCAGCATGTTCATGGAGCAGGATTACGGCGTCATGCTGGCGGCGGGCGACACTTTCCGAGCCGCCGCGATCGGGCAGCTTCGCACCTGGGCGGAGCGTATCGGCGTGCCGATCGTGACCGGACCGGAGGGCGGCGACGCGGCGGGCATCGTCTATGAGGCGGTGAAGCAGGCGACGGCGACCGGCATCGACGTGCTGATCGTCGACACCGCCGGGCGATTGCAGAACAAGCGCGAGCTGATGGACGAACTCGCCAAGATCCGCCGCGTGCTGGGTCGCCTGAATCCGGAGGCGCCGCACGACGTCGTGCTCGTGCTCGACGCCACCACCGGCCAGAACGCGCTCAACCAGATCGAGGTGTTCAAGGAAGTCGCCGGCGTCACCGGCCTCGTCATGACCAAGCTCGACGGAACGGCGCGCGGCGGCGTGCTGGTGGCGGCGGCGGAGAAATACGGCATGCCGATCCACGCGATCGGTGTCGGCGAAAAGGTCGATGACCTGCGCCCGTTCGACGCGATGGAAGTCGCCCGGATCATCGCCGGGGTCGAGGAACTGTTGTGA
- the ffh gene encoding signal recognition particle protein encodes MFDSLSDRLGGVFDRLRGRGALTEADVRSAMREVRVALLEADVALPVARKFVDDVTEKAVGHNVLRSITPGQQVVKIVNDALVEMLGSENTGLDLDVTPPAVVMLVGLQGSGKTTTTAKLAKLLSGRERKKVMMASLDVNRPAAQEQLAVLGTQVEVATLPIVAGQQPVDIARRALQAAKLQGYDVLMLDTAGRLHVDQALMDEMKAVADIATPNEILLVVDSLTGQDAVNVAQNFSDQVPLTGVILTRMDGDARGGAALSMRAVTGKPIKFAGVGEKLDAIEPFHPGRVAGRILGMGDVVSLVEKAAQSIQAEDAERMAARIEKGKFDLNDLRSQLAQMRRMGGLGALAGMIPGMKKAQAAMASGAVDEKILLRMDAMIGSMTVKERAKPEIISAKRKIRVAKGSGTTVQDVNKLLKMHQEMATAMKRIKKMGGMKGMLSMLGKGGMGGLGNALGGQGLGDMMGKMDAPGALPGLGGPDGMKLPPGFENLIKKK; translated from the coding sequence ATGTTCGATAGTCTGAGCGACCGGCTTGGTGGGGTGTTCGACCGCTTGCGCGGTCGCGGCGCGCTGACCGAGGCCGATGTCCGCTCGGCGATGCGCGAGGTGCGGGTCGCCCTGCTCGAGGCCGACGTCGCGCTGCCAGTCGCGCGCAAGTTCGTCGACGACGTCACCGAAAAGGCGGTCGGCCACAACGTCCTGCGCTCGATCACGCCGGGGCAGCAGGTCGTCAAGATCGTCAACGACGCGCTGGTCGAGATGCTGGGGTCGGAGAATACCGGCCTCGACCTCGACGTCACCCCGCCGGCGGTGGTCATGCTCGTGGGCCTCCAGGGCTCGGGCAAGACAACCACGACCGCGAAGCTCGCGAAACTGCTGTCGGGGCGCGAGCGCAAGAAGGTCATGATGGCGTCATTGGACGTCAATCGCCCCGCCGCTCAAGAGCAGCTGGCGGTGCTCGGCACGCAGGTAGAGGTTGCGACGCTGCCGATCGTCGCCGGCCAGCAGCCGGTCGATATCGCCCGCCGCGCGCTCCAGGCGGCCAAGCTCCAGGGCTATGACGTCCTGATGCTCGACACCGCCGGCCGCCTTCACGTCGACCAGGCGCTGATGGACGAGATGAAGGCTGTCGCCGACATCGCGACGCCCAATGAAATCCTGCTCGTCGTCGACAGCCTGACCGGCCAGGACGCGGTCAACGTCGCCCAGAACTTCAGCGACCAGGTGCCGCTGACCGGCGTGATCCTGACCCGCATGGACGGCGACGCCCGCGGCGGCGCCGCGCTGTCGATGCGCGCGGTCACCGGTAAGCCGATCAAGTTCGCCGGCGTGGGTGAGAAGCTCGACGCGATCGAGCCGTTCCATCCGGGCCGCGTCGCCGGGCGCATCCTCGGCATGGGCGACGTCGTCTCGCTGGTCGAAAAGGCCGCGCAGTCGATCCAGGCAGAAGATGCCGAGCGGATGGCCGCGCGGATCGAGAAGGGCAAGTTCGACCTCAACGACCTGCGCAGCCAGCTCGCCCAGATGCGCCGCATGGGCGGCCTCGGCGCGCTCGCCGGCATGATCCCGGGCATGAAGAAGGCGCAGGCGGCGATGGCGTCGGGCGCGGTGGACGAGAAGATCCTGCTCCGCATGGACGCGATGATCGGGTCGATGACCGTCAAGGAGCGCGCCAAGCCCGAGATCATCAGCGCCAAGCGCAAGATCCGCGTCGCCAAGGGGTCGGGCACCACGGTGCAGGACGTCAACAAGCTGCTGAAGATGCATCAGGAAATGGCGACCGCCATGAAGCGCATCAAGAAGATGGGCGGCATGAAGGGGATGCTGTCGATGCTGGGCAAGGGCGGCATGGGCGGCCTTGGCAATGCGCTGGGCGGTCAGGGTCTGGGCGACATGATGGGCAAGATGGATGCGCCCGGCGCGCTTCCTGGTCTCGGCGGGCCCGACGGCATGAAGCTGCCGCCCGGCTTCGAAAATCTCATCAAGAAGAAGTGA
- a CDS encoding superoxide dismutase yields MAFELPPLPYAYDALEPTIDKETMTLHHDKHHKAYTDKLNEAVAADSGLEGKSIEDILKSVGGKPPILRNNGGGYWNHDFFWKSMKGGGSEPSGALKDAIDAKFGSVDAMKEKFNAAGVGQFGSGWVWLIVGEDGELAITSTPNQDNPLMDVAETKGTPILGNDVWEHAYYITYRNVRPDYLKAWWNVVDWDVAGQRYDAAKK; encoded by the coding sequence ATGGCCTTCGAACTTCCGCCGCTCCCTTACGCCTACGACGCGCTGGAGCCGACGATCGACAAGGAGACGATGACGCTCCACCACGACAAGCATCACAAGGCCTATACCGACAAGCTGAACGAGGCGGTCGCCGCCGACAGCGGCCTTGAGGGCAAGTCGATCGAGGACATCCTGAAGTCGGTCGGGGGCAAGCCGCCGATCCTGCGCAACAACGGTGGCGGCTATTGGAACCACGACTTCTTCTGGAAATCGATGAAGGGCGGCGGGTCCGAGCCATCGGGCGCGCTGAAGGACGCGATCGACGCGAAGTTCGGTTCGGTCGATGCCATGAAGGAAAAGTTCAACGCCGCCGGCGTCGGCCAGTTCGGGTCGGGCTGGGTCTGGCTGATCGTGGGCGAGGACGGCGAGCTAGCCATCACCTCGACGCCCAACCAGGACAACCCGCTGATGGACGTCGCCGAGACGAAGGGCACGCCGATCCTGGGCAACGACGTGTGGGAACACGCCTATTACATCACCTACCGCAACGTCCGTCCCGACTATCTGAAGGCGTGGTGGAACGTGGTCGACTGGGACGTCGCCGGCCAGCGCTACGACGCGGCGAAGAAGTAA
- a CDS encoding septation protein A: MTAPKPPNPAPSAGLRAAIDYGPLLVFFAVNFFAPGPALARIMAATIAFMVAMVVAVVVSWVKTRHVSPMLWISAVLILVFGGLTLYFHDERFIKMKPTFVYALFAGVLGFGLATGRPLLQALLGSAYPGLSENGWRKLTVNWTVFFAAMAVLNEVVWRSTTTDQWVFFKFPGCAIITVVFALANIPMLLKHGLTLGDTDETPVPPEG; encoded by the coding sequence GTGACCGCTCCGAAGCCCCCGAACCCCGCGCCCTCTGCTGGCCTGCGCGCCGCGATCGATTACGGGCCGCTGCTCGTGTTCTTCGCGGTCAATTTCTTCGCGCCGGGACCGGCGCTCGCGCGGATCATGGCGGCGACGATCGCTTTCATGGTCGCGATGGTGGTGGCGGTCGTCGTGTCGTGGGTGAAGACGCGCCACGTCTCGCCGATGCTGTGGATTTCGGCGGTTCTGATCCTGGTGTTCGGCGGACTGACCCTGTATTTCCACGACGAACGCTTCATCAAGATGAAGCCGACGTTCGTCTACGCGCTGTTCGCGGGCGTGCTGGGGTTCGGGCTGGCGACGGGGCGACCGTTGCTGCAGGCGCTGCTGGGGTCGGCGTATCCGGGCCTGAGCGAGAACGGGTGGCGCAAACTGACGGTCAACTGGACCGTCTTCTTCGCCGCGATGGCGGTGCTGAATGAAGTCGTGTGGCGCTCGACCACGACCGATCAGTGGGTGTTCTTCAAATTTCCGGGCTGCGCGATCATCACGGTCGTGTTCGCGCTCGCGAACATACCGATGCTGCTGAAGCACGGGCTGACCCTGGGCGACACCGACGAAACGCCGGTGCCGCCCGAGGGTTGA
- a CDS encoding DUF924 family protein — MGGHLGSGTGEVHAAARAVLDFWFDEVGSDNHFAKDDALDRIIAERFGGWRDDVLASDALGWRSEPDTLLAAIILLDQFSRNIHRGSAEAFAADPLAESLAREGIERGWDRTLPPERAVFLLMPLMHAEHADAQLLSVAKFEALGIETNAEFARDHAAVIVRFGRFPSRNAALGRASTPAERGYLSQPGAGW, encoded by the coding sequence ATGGGCGGGCATCTAGGGTCAGGGACAGGCGAAGTCCATGCGGCGGCACGGGCAGTGCTCGACTTCTGGTTCGATGAGGTCGGGTCGGACAACCACTTCGCGAAGGACGACGCGCTCGACCGCATCATCGCCGAGCGGTTCGGCGGGTGGCGCGACGACGTGCTGGCGAGCGATGCGCTCGGCTGGCGCAGCGAACCGGACACGCTGCTCGCCGCGATCATCCTGCTCGACCAGTTTTCCCGCAACATCCATCGCGGCTCTGCGGAGGCGTTCGCCGCCGATCCGCTGGCGGAATCGCTGGCGCGGGAGGGAATCGAGCGCGGCTGGGACCGGACGCTGCCGCCGGAGCGTGCCGTGTTCCTGCTGATGCCGCTGATGCATGCCGAGCATGCCGACGCACAGCTGTTGAGCGTCGCCAAGTTCGAGGCATTGGGGATCGAAACGAACGCCGAATTCGCGCGCGATCACGCGGCGGTCATTGTCCGGTTCGGACGGTTTCCGTCGCGCAACGCCGCACTCGGGCGCGCCTCAACCCCGGCGGAACGCGGCTATCTCAGCCAGCCCGGCGCCGGCTGGTAG
- a CDS encoding MiaB/RimO family radical SAM methylthiotransferase, whose translation MLAPPAGPHIVTLGCRLNIAESESIRALLGSRDVVVVNSCAVTNEAVRATRAAIRRARRERPHAELVVTGCAATIDPVGIGAMAEVDRVVGNMAKLTADAWGAIGDAPAPQFSGHARAFVEVQNGCDHSCTFCAIPAGRGPSRSIPAGVLVERIAALVAAGHNEIVLTGVDVTSYGADLPGQPTLGHLVERILRLVPSLPRLRLSSLDGVEIDARLFDLVTGEPRVMPHLHLSLQAGDDMILKRMKRRHTRAQSVALVERLKARRGDIAIGADLIAGFPTEDDAMFANSRALIDDCDIVHAHIFPYSPRAGTPAARMPQVSPPVVKARAADLRERAAARRGAWLRSLGGTQQHILVERPGDRGHAANFAEVRLSERHEPGTILTTHITATSDGTLTA comes from the coding sequence ATGCTCGCTCCTCCTGCCGGCCCCCATATCGTCACGCTCGGCTGCCGGCTCAACATCGCCGAAAGCGAAAGCATCCGCGCGCTGCTCGGTTCCCGCGACGTGGTGGTGGTGAACAGCTGCGCGGTGACGAACGAAGCGGTGCGCGCGACCCGCGCCGCGATCCGCCGGGCGCGGCGCGAGCGCCCGCACGCCGAACTGGTGGTCACGGGGTGCGCCGCGACGATCGATCCGGTCGGGATCGGCGCGATGGCCGAGGTCGATCGGGTGGTCGGCAACATGGCGAAGCTGACCGCCGATGCCTGGGGGGCGATTGGCGACGCGCCGGCCCCGCAATTTTCCGGCCACGCCCGCGCCTTTGTCGAGGTGCAGAACGGCTGCGACCACAGCTGCACCTTCTGCGCGATTCCCGCGGGGCGCGGCCCGAGCCGCTCGATCCCGGCAGGCGTGCTGGTCGAGCGCATCGCGGCGCTGGTCGCGGCGGGGCATAACGAGATCGTGCTGACCGGGGTCGACGTTACCAGCTACGGCGCCGACCTGCCGGGGCAGCCGACGCTCGGCCATCTCGTCGAGCGCATCCTGCGCCTGGTCCCCTCGCTGCCCCGCCTGCGGCTGTCGTCGCTCGACGGGGTCGAGATCGACGCGCGGCTGTTCGATCTGGTGACCGGCGAGCCGCGGGTGATGCCGCACCTGCACCTGTCGCTCCAGGCCGGCGACGACATGATCCTGAAACGAATGAAGCGCCGCCACACCCGCGCGCAGTCGGTCGCGCTGGTCGAGCGGCTGAAGGCGCGGCGCGGCGATATCGCGATCGGCGCCGACCTGATCGCCGGCTTCCCGACCGAGGACGACGCGATGTTCGCCAACTCGCGCGCGCTGATCGACGATTGCGACATCGTCCACGCCCACATCTTCCCCTATTCGCCGCGCGCCGGCACACCCGCAGCGCGGATGCCGCAGGTGTCGCCGCCGGTCGTGAAGGCGCGCGCCGCAGACCTGCGCGAGCGCGCGGCGGCGCGGCGGGGCGCGTGGCTGCGCAGCCTTGGCGGAACGCAGCAGCACATCTTGGTCGAGCGCCCCGGCGACCGCGGCCACGCCGCCAACTTCGCCGAGGTGCGCCTGTCCGAACGGCACGAACCCGGCACCATCCTGACCACCCACATCACCGCGACCAGCGACGGAACCCTGACAGCATGA
- a CDS encoding putative bifunctional diguanylate cyclase/phosphodiesterase, with amino-acid sequence MAYDDGDAARPGVTIRRTDLIAGAISVAAILMFVGIASSVLSTTLDHYVNGGAPVDQPLVVALLLNVALILLGWRRNTALRREVTVRTAAEERAQVLAARDPLTGFLNRRSLGEEGAAMIARANQRGKAMALLLLDLDHFKTVNDMHGHAVGDALLRVVAAEILAIMPQVALTARLGGDEFACGFLFDAHHPDTVERVAERLVSRMSQPFDAGGIQCHISASIGIARSDIDCSGIDTLMRSADIAMYAAKKSGKNRHAWFDASMERDLQARNELESGLRVAIPRHQIVPYFEQQVELGSGKLTGFEVLARWEHPTRGLISPEAFIPIAEETGMIADLSLSVMHQAFTAARDWDPGLIISINISPWQLRDAWLAQKIIKVLTETGFPARRCEIEITETALFDNLALAQSIVGSLKNQGVRLALDDFGTGYSSLAHLRALPFDRIKIDKSFVTSLIESADSAAIVGAIARLGESLNLPVTAEGVEDAEIEQRLTAIGVSKGQGWYYGKPLSVAGARRLLAERRLIPQAPAAGAPIDATSRRRAG; translated from the coding sequence ATGGCATATGACGACGGCGACGCCGCCCGCCCGGGCGTGACGATACGGCGCACCGACCTGATCGCCGGCGCGATCAGCGTCGCGGCCATCCTGATGTTCGTCGGCATCGCCAGTTCGGTGCTGTCCACGACGCTCGATCATTACGTCAACGGCGGCGCGCCGGTCGATCAGCCGCTGGTCGTCGCGCTGCTGCTGAACGTCGCGCTGATCCTGCTCGGCTGGCGGCGCAACACCGCGCTGCGTCGCGAAGTGACGGTGCGCACCGCCGCCGAGGAGCGCGCGCAGGTGCTGGCCGCGCGCGACCCGCTGACCGGGTTCCTCAATCGCCGCAGCCTGGGCGAGGAAGGCGCCGCGATGATCGCGCGCGCCAACCAGCGCGGCAAGGCGATGGCGCTGCTGCTGCTCGACCTCGATCATTTCAAGACCGTCAACGACATGCACGGCCACGCCGTCGGCGACGCCCTGTTGCGCGTCGTCGCGGCGGAGATCCTGGCGATCATGCCGCAGGTGGCACTGACCGCGCGGCTGGGCGGCGACGAATTCGCCTGCGGATTCCTGTTCGACGCCCATCATCCCGACACCGTCGAGCGCGTCGCCGAACGGCTGGTCAGCCGGATGAGCCAGCCGTTCGACGCCGGCGGCATCCAGTGCCACATCTCGGCCTCCATCGGCATCGCGCGCTCCGACATCGACTGTTCGGGCATCGACACGCTGATGCGCTCCGCCGACATCGCGATGTACGCCGCCAAGAAATCGGGCAAGAACCGCCACGCCTGGTTCGATGCCTCGATGGAGCGCGACCTGCAGGCCAGGAACGAGCTGGAAAGCGGCCTGCGCGTCGCCATTCCGCGGCACCAGATCGTCCCCTATTTCGAACAGCAGGTGGAATTGGGCAGCGGGAAGCTGACCGGTTTCGAGGTGCTGGCGCGGTGGGAGCACCCGACGCGCGGGCTCATCAGCCCGGAGGCGTTCATCCCGATCGCCGAGGAGACGGGCATGATCGCCGATCTGTCGCTGTCGGTGATGCACCAGGCCTTCACCGCCGCGCGCGACTGGGATCCCGGCCTCATCATCTCGATCAACATCTCGCCCTGGCAGCTGCGCGATGCGTGGCTGGCGCAGAAGATCATCAAGGTGCTGACCGAAACCGGCTTCCCCGCGCGCCGCTGCGAGATCGAGATCACCGAGACCGCATTGTTCGACAATCTCGCGCTCGCCCAGTCGATCGTCGGATCGCTGAAGAACCAGGGCGTGCGGCTGGCGCTCGACGATTTCGGGACGGGCTATTCCTCGCTCGCCCATCTGCGCGCGCTGCCGTTCGATCGCATCAAGATCGACAAGAGCTTCGTCACCTCGCTGATCGAGAGCGCTGATTCCGCGGCAATCGTCGGCGCGATCGCGCGGCTGGGCGAAAGCCTGAACCTGCCGGTCACCGCCGAGGGCGTCGAGGACGCCGAGATCGAACAACGGCTGACCGCGATCGGCGTCAGCAAGGGCCAGGGCTGGTATTACGGCAAGCCGCTGTCGGTCGCGGGCGCTCGCCGCCTGCTCGCCGAACGGCGGCTGATCCCGCAGGCGCCGGCGGCAGGCGCGCCGATCGATGCTACCAGCCGGCGCCGGGCTGGCTGA
- the rimM gene encoding ribosome maturation factor RimM (Essential for efficient processing of 16S rRNA) — translation MAKSPSPRRGEGRGEGQSDRAAGSGDRSPSTARAVTLAVVTGAHGVGGEVRLKVFADDLSAHRSFNAGTLTARSIRVTPQGAIARFAEVADRTAAEALRGTELTVPRDTLPPLGDGEYYHADLLGLPAVSEAGETIGAVVAIDNFGAGDVIEIERTGGGRFMVPMNAQAVPDWNDQRLVVADGWAE, via the coding sequence ATGGCAAAATCCCCCTCTCCCCGGCGGGGAGAGGGTCGGGGAGAGGGGCAGTCGGATCGCGCTGCCGGCTCCGGCGACCGCTCTCCCTCCACCGCGCGCGCCGTCACGCTGGCCGTCGTCACCGGCGCGCATGGCGTGGGCGGCGAGGTGCGGCTGAAGGTGTTCGCCGACGATCTGTCGGCGCACCGCAGCTTCAACGCCGGCACGCTGACTGCCAGGTCGATCCGCGTCACTCCGCAGGGCGCGATCGCGCGCTTTGCGGAGGTGGCGGATCGCACCGCGGCGGAGGCGTTGCGGGGCACCGAACTGACCGTCCCGCGCGACACCCTGCCTCCGCTTGGCGACGGCGAATATTACCACGCCGACCTGCTGGGCCTGCCCGCGGTGAGCGAAGCGGGCGAGACGATTGGCGCGGTCGTCGCCATCGACAATTTCGGCGCCGGCGACGTGATCGAGATCGAGCGCACCGGCGGCGGTCGTTTCATGGTTCCGATGAATGCGCAGGCCGTTCCCGACTGGAACGACCAGCGGCTGGTGGTGGCCGACGGCTGGGCCGAATGA